In one Drosophila pseudoobscura strain MV-25-SWS-2005 chromosome X, UCI_Dpse_MV25, whole genome shotgun sequence genomic region, the following are encoded:
- the LOC4815191 gene encoding late secretory pathway protein AVL9 homolog, producing the protein MASSSTEPENKPPILHILVVGFHHKLGCQVEFSHPPLIAGSSGRNECPSGWKYLPTLALPDGSHNFVEDTVFFNLPSLFEPAASIYGVSCYRQIRVEKLKIRTADVTRSTVQKSVCILSRQPIYGYIEVKLALIADAFFDQGDFSCTELLVKAYQQLNACLLDDESRRPLRHFHVGLCLREIVLHWRHKTLILFKLLLLQRRVVCFGSPVRGMCVLILGMASLVPRLLEKGFQEVACVRTSRPLSPMPDFTDSLQREALALAAAEAEAEAATQDEPKLTPESATAAEGEAEDLALVSSAASAGSQCSGDTSPHSTPNSQDSNFASSSSHRESNGRNSSLTREASVDTLASNLAALCSVNPDEYRAPVSIFASGNLCLPYLSLPYMDLLSDPMVLSYVIGTSNVLFQQKRQLADVLVDIEAANLDAHDPELRRQLVLSTEDLRYMDYIMKHVQTPKEDAEGSEHWIREQFQGYILALLRTAVSPDSTPKDNDHFNAHFIGAFKRTQCYQEWFDVRPEPEFFEALPAGHPFAGTLSVADMKLKLAQTMQNSESGRKINQAVNTTSRAVGGAISQAKGAFSSWWSSITTVPANPGNGTGTLSDSEDGEGAAGAVVVATAQEISVTFQNHKDAEDLDIAGVSIHLAGQSQDNSNSTRTSTGTPLEEAHESRNVSLEQQQGIVEIGREAELLDKAEESPLSSISQQPLRPGCGADVATSAPALERNNGDVFIV; encoded by the exons ATGGCCAGCAGCAGTACGGAGCCGGAGAATAAGCCACCGATACTGCACATCCTGGTGGTGGGTTTCCACCACAAGCTGGGATGCCAGGTGGAGTTCTCCCATCCGCCGCTGATAGCCGGCTCCAGTGGCCGCAACGAGTGCCCATCCGGTTGGAAGTATTTGCCAACGCTGGCCCTGCCCGACGGCTCACATAATTTCGTGGAGGACACGGTGTTCTTTAACCTACCCAGCCTGTTCGAGCCGGCGGCCAGCATCTATGGCGTCTCCTGTTACCGCCAGATACGCGTGGAGAAGCTTAAAATCCGCACAGCCGATGTCACACGGAGCACAGTGCAGAAATCGGTCTGCATTTTGTCCCGCCAGCCCATTTATGGCTATATCGAGGTGAAACTGGCCCTGATAGCCGACGCGTTCTTTGACCAGGGCGACTTTAGTTGCACGGAACTTTTGGTCAAGGCGTATCAGCAGCTGAATGCCTGCCTGCTGGACGACGAGTCACGCCGCCCTTTGCGTCACTTTCACGTGGGACTGTGCCTTCGCGAGATCGTCCTCCACTGGCGCCACAAGACACTGATACTCTtcaagctgctgctcctgcagcgcCGGGTTGTCTGCTTTGGGTCTCCGGTGCGCGGCATGTGTGTGCTCATCCTGGGCATGGCCTCGCTGGTGCCGCGACTCCTGGAGAAGGGCTTTCAGGAGGTGGCCTGTGTGCGTACCTCCCGTCCGCTTTCGCCCATGCCCGATTTTACCGATTCGCTGCAACGAGAGGCGCTAGCACTGGCCGCCGCCGAGGCGGAGGCTGAGGCGGCAACACAGGACGAGCCGAAACTGACGCCCGAAAGCGCAACGGCAGCCGAGGGCGAGGCGGAGGACCTGGCGCTGGTCTCTTCTGCCGCCTCGGCGGGCTCCCAATGCAGCGGCGACACCTCGCCCCACTCCACACCGAACTCGCAGGACTCGAACTTTGCATCCTCCTCGTCGCATCGGGAATCGAACGGCCGCAACAGCTCGCTAACGCGAGAGGCCAGCGTGGACACACTAGCCT CCAACCTGGCCGCCCTGTGCTCCGTCAATCCGGATGAGTATCGTGCCCCCGTTAGCATCTTTGCCAGCGGCAATCTCTGTCTGCCGTATTTGTCGCTACCCTACATGGATCTGCTTAGCGATCCCATGGTCCTCTCCTATGTCATTGGCACCTCGAATGTTCTGTTCCAGCAGAAGCGCCAGCTGGCCGACGTCCTGGTCGACATTGAGGCGGCCAATCTGGATGCCCACGATCCTGAACTGCGTCGCCAATTGGTGTTGAGCACCGAAGATTTGCGCTACATGGACTACATCATGAAGCATGTCCAGACGCCCAAAGAAGATGCGGAGGGCAGCGAGCATTGGATAAGGGAACAGTTTCAGGGCTACATTCTGGCCCTACTACGCACCGCAGTGTCTCCGG ATTCCACGCCCAAGGACAACGATCATTTTAATGCGCACTTTATAGGCGCCTTCAAGCGCACCCAATGCTATCAGGAATGGTTTGATGTGCGACCCGAACCCGAATTTTTCGAAGCCCTACCCGCTGGCCATCCCTTTGCCGGCACCCTATCCGTGGCGGATATGAAACTGAAGCTGGCGCA GACCATGCAGAACAGCGAGAGCGGTCGTAAGATCAATCAGGCCGTGAACACCACCAGTCGAGCGGTTGGCGGCGCCATCTCTCAGGCCAAGGGCGCCTTCTCCAGCTGGTGGTCCTCGATAACAACAGTGCCAGCGAATCCTGGCAACGGGACCGGCACGCTGTCTGACAGCGAGGACGGCGAAGGTGCAGCTGGGGCGGTGGTTGTGGCCACTGCCCAAGAGATCTCAGTCACATTCCAGAATCACAAAGATGCTGAGGACTTGGATATAGCTGGCGTGAGCATACACCTGgctggccagagccaggacaacagcaacagcaccagaaccagcaccGGCACCCCCCTGGAGGAGGCGCACGAGTCGAGGAATGTTTccctggagcagcagcagggcatCGTGGAGATTGGTCGTGAGGCAGAGCTGCTCGACAAGGCCGAAGAGAGTCCCCTCTCGAGCATATCTCAGCAACCACTGCGTCCTGGCTGTGGGGCTGATGTGGCcacctcagccccagccctagAGCGCAACAACGGGGATGTTTTCATTGTCTGA
- the Ndc80 gene encoding kinetochore protein NDC80 homolog, producing MYRAMPRRTSEFREDVHDDEGNVDKRQTRLGLRSMATPTPKAKGSCKTIRPSHSRLGQPLCLERDRGSQMGLPSNRTPMSSHRMGSEMPHHSNKKWVSEKCQQIQDYLHAILPTHSIQGITSDFFNRGSGLRQMGTKQFVGIINFFFHQIIRNRVTVGSNHVEDIMNTMQKLNYPYQMNKSSLMTPTAQHSFGHVIVMLDFLMDFGPQPAAEDESKDFPFMETADQHSAYLHSMASESIAMSTTQSGPLVLDEEQNELLWVQATACFSLWDQENKEEEELLQARTRDKVISKRCDLADRRALDADIEALRTKLSGLDQKLEEALPADGKNFQQLESLICKQDQLRQHLQAMQEDAAKKRDLIKELRAKAKQKTAQIKSLEKERRHIQQTVSSQRYTAQQLKDLQIQYTDRTNESKVYKREVKEITERQLNQQVLLSRSKQKLLDKIEQFNCLARKICMDSVICKASGKARMELALSLQPSRDEVQGGHQRLAKLANRLRLCRQRSADRCKQLEEHKTNIMVTKRNLDTQLATLGSELRTQKQTMAQMESNHKSKLETMAQDQQHIIDSQYELATRLEHLQAQEREHCSLIRSMKQKNGDLITAGELCQQQALHTRNAYLDSYEQTLAEAEEELKAVQLTIAENDSKLCAAKQMIQVTRIPPFNAAFPAIQESP from the exons ATGTACCGTGCAATGCCCAGGCGAACCAGCGAGTTCCGCGAGGATGTCCACGATGATGAGGGCAACGTGGACAAGCGGCAGACCAG ACTAGGACTCCGCAGCatggccacgcccactcccAAGGCCAAGGGTAGCTGCAAAACCATAAG GCCATCGCATTCCCGGTTAGGGCAGCCACTGTGCCTGGAACGAGATCGCGGCAGCCAGATGGGTCTGCCGTCGAACAGAACACCCATGAGCAGCCATCGCATGGGCTCTGAGATGCCGCACCACTCGAACAAGAAATGGGTGTCAGAGAAGTGCCAACAGATCCAGGACTATTTGCACGCCATCTTGCCCACGCATAGCATACAGGGAATCACCAGCGATTTCTTCAATCGTGGCTCGGGCCTACGTCAGATGGGAACGAAGCAGTTTGTGGGAATAATCAACTTTTTCTTCCATCAAATCATACGGAATCGGGTCACGGTGGGCAGCAATCATGTGGAGGACATTATGAATACGATGCAGAAGCTCAACTATCCGTACCAAATGAACAAGTCCTCGCTAATGACGCCAACCGCACAGCACTCGTTCGGCCATGTAATTGTGATGCTGGACTTCCTGATGGACTTTGGCCCACAACCGGCGGCCGAGGATGAGAGCAAAGATTTCCCTTTCATGGAAACGGCCGATCAGCACAGCGCGTACCTGCACAGCATGGCCTCCGAGTCGATTGCCATGTCAACCACCCAGAGCGGACCGCTCGTGCTGGACGAGGAGCAGAACGAGCTACTGTGGGTCCAGGCCACGGCATGTTTCTCTCTCTGGGATCAGGAGAAcaaagaagaagaggaacTGCTGCAGGCCAGGACCAGAGACAAGGTTATCAGCAAGAGGTGCGACCTGGCCGACCGCCGGGCCCTCGATGCGGACATAGAGGCCCTAAGAACGAAACTCAGCGGCCTCGACCAGAAGCTGGAAGAGGCTCTACCCGCCGATGGCAAGAACTTTCAGCAGCTGGAAAGCCTCATCTGCAAGCAGGATCAGCTTAGGCAGCATCTGCAGGCCATGCAGGAGGATGCCGCCAAAAAGCGTGATCTGATCAAGGAGCTGCGAGCCAAGGCCAAACAAAAGACAGCGCAAATCAAGTCGCTGGAGAAGGAGCGGCGCCACATCCAGCAGACGGTGTCCAGCCAGCGGTACACGGCCCAACAGCTGAAGGATCTGCAGATCCAGTACACCGATCGCACCAACGAGTCGAAGGTCTACAAGCGCGAGGTCAAGGAGATCACCGAGCGTCAGCTCAACCAGCAGGTACTGCTGTCGCGCTCCAAGCAGAAGCTACTGGACAAGATCGAGCAGTTCAATTGTCTTGCGCGCAAAATCTGCATGGATTCGGTGATATGCAAGGCCAGCGGTAAGGCTAGGATGGAGCTGGCCCTGTCGCTGCAGCCCAGCCGCGACGAGGTCCAGGGTGGCCATCAGCGTCTGGCCAAACTGGCGAATCGATTGCGTCTGTGCCGCCAGCGGAGCGCTGACCGTTgcaagcagctggaggagcacaAAACTAATATCATGGTGACCAAACGCAACCTGGACACCCAACTGGCCACCCTAGGGTCGGAGTTGCGGACCCAGAAGCAGACCATGGCCCAAATGGAGTCGAATCACAAGAGCAAGCTCGAAACGATGGCCCAGGACCAGCAGCATATTATCGACAGTCAATACGAGCTAGCCACCCGGCTGGAGCATCTGCAGGCCCAGGAACGCGAGCACTGCAGCCTGATTCGCAGCATGAAGCAAAAGAACGGGGACCTCATCACAGCCGGCGAGTTGTGTCAGCAGCAGGCACTGCATACCAGAAATGCCTACCTCGACAGCTACGAACAAACGCtggccgaggccgaggaggAGCTCAAGGCTGTGCAGCTAACGATTGCCGAGAACGACAGCAAGCTGTGCGCTGCCAAGCAGATGATCCAGGTCACAAGGATACCACCGTTTAATGCGGCATTCCCCGCCATACAGGAGTCCCCCTGA